The following are from one region of the Hallerella porci genome:
- a CDS encoding cysteine desulfurase produces the protein MNYPIDEIRSQFPVLALHDHDAKPFAFLDSTATTQKPEFVIDAMDNFYRKHYSSIKRGVYSMTAQTTDAYESARKKVAKFINAQSENEIVFTRGTTASINLCAWSYGRKFLKDGDEIVISALEHHANIVSWQLIAEERRAKLKVIPVADDGDLILEKIPELIVKGKTKIVAFAQISNTIGTENPVKEIVKIVRGIDPEIKILVDAAQSAPHKKIDVQDLDCDFLAFSGHKMYGPTGIGVLYGKYEILESMPPLQGGGEMIDQVTFEKTTFALPPDRFEAGTPPIAEVIGLGAAVDWINRTGIEAISDYEQEILHYAESKLKEIPGLHILGNPKHRGSLLSFTLDAAHPHDAATLLDEDGIAVRSGHHCAQPVMQRFGVPATIRASFGAYTEKWEIDRLVEGLLRVNRIFG, from the coding sequence ATGAATTATCCTATTGATGAAATCCGTAGTCAATTTCCTGTTTTAGCGCTCCACGATCACGATGCAAAGCCTTTTGCATTTTTAGACAGTACTGCGACCACGCAAAAACCGGAATTCGTCATCGATGCGATGGATAATTTTTACCGCAAACATTACAGCTCCATTAAACGCGGCGTTTACTCCATGACAGCACAAACGACAGACGCTTACGAATCCGCCCGCAAGAAAGTTGCCAAATTCATCAACGCCCAAAGCGAAAACGAAATCGTCTTTACGCGCGGCACCACGGCAAGCATCAATCTCTGCGCCTGGAGCTACGGCAGGAAATTTTTGAAGGATGGTGACGAAATCGTCATCAGCGCACTCGAACATCACGCCAACATCGTCTCGTGGCAGCTCATCGCCGAAGAGCGCAGAGCAAAGCTCAAAGTGATTCCCGTAGCCGATGACGGAGACCTGATTCTCGAAAAAATTCCGGAGCTCATCGTCAAAGGCAAAACGAAAATCGTCGCTTTTGCGCAAATCAGCAATACGATTGGAACCGAAAATCCGGTAAAAGAAATCGTTAAAATCGTCCGCGGAATTGATCCAGAAATTAAAATTCTCGTCGATGCCGCGCAAAGCGCACCGCACAAAAAAATTGACGTGCAAGATTTAGACTGCGACTTTCTCGCTTTTTCGGGACACAAGATGTACGGTCCAACCGGAATCGGCGTGCTCTACGGAAAATATGAAATTTTAGAATCGATGCCACCGCTCCAAGGTGGCGGCGAAATGATCGACCAAGTCACATTTGAAAAAACGACATTTGCACTTCCACCGGATCGCTTTGAAGCGGGAACGCCTCCGATCGCCGAAGTGATTGGCCTCGGCGCTGCTGTCGATTGGATTAACCGCACAGGCATCGAAGCGATTTCGGATTACGAACAAGAAATTTTGCATTACGCAGAATCGAAATTAAAAGAAATTCCGGGCTTGCATATTTTGGGAAATCCAAAACATCGCGGTTCTCTTTTGAGTTTTACATTAGATGCTGCGCATCCGCACGATGCGGCAACCCTTTTAGACGAAGACGGTATCGCCGTTCGCAGCGGACATCACTGCGCCCAACCGGTCATGCAACGCTTCGGCGTTCCAGCGACTATCCGCGCAAGCTTCGGCGCTTACACAGAAAAATGGGAAATCGATAGGCTTGTCGAAGGTTTGCTCCGCGTGAACCGCATTTTCGGATAG
- a CDS encoding ATP-binding protein, translating into MEESQTFDRKSVNIAPKDFSNHVCAFANADGGIIVVGISDKNRRIEGVDHREKDVNELLRVPMDFCSPTVPFAHELVECVDAKGKPNHVLVFHIEASPFVHENQAHDVYMRVGDKSKLLSYDDRLTLTLDKGLRSFEDFLVPDSCYEDIEESYLKEYLSLIGYSKSPREYLLQNKNFAKEKEGELQLSVAAILLFGKKPQSFFPRARVRFIRYEGTEEKFGAEMNVIKDVTFEGRILEQIRQAVAYIQTQIKERTYLTAGGIFTTELEYPEFVRTELVVNAVTHRDYSIRGTEIQIKMFDDHLVVESPGNLPSQVKINKIRNSHFARNSHIAEYLKDYKYVKDFGEGVDRMCREMEAQGLPKPEYKQDSFILKAIIRNSGYVLKKADFASEKVDFNPKKSDFSPKKVDFDLQKLNFEKIVDASTYNITMKRHMKAMITEVGLQQVFGAKYVANSLKVSKTAAIGIIKKMFSLGVIKPVQGNGKGKYMLNQETSKDQNG; encoded by the coding sequence ATGGAAGAATCCCAGACTTTTGACCGCAAGAGCGTAAACATTGCTCCGAAGGATTTTTCTAACCATGTGTGCGCTTTTGCAAATGCCGACGGGGGAATCATCGTTGTCGGCATTTCTGATAAAAATCGCCGCATCGAGGGTGTTGACCATCGTGAAAAAGATGTCAATGAACTCTTGCGTGTTCCGATGGATTTTTGTTCGCCGACGGTTCCTTTTGCTCACGAACTTGTGGAATGCGTTGATGCCAAAGGTAAGCCGAACCATGTGCTGGTATTCCACATAGAGGCAAGCCCCTTTGTTCACGAAAACCAGGCGCATGATGTTTATATGCGTGTGGGTGACAAATCCAAACTACTTTCTTACGATGACCGTTTGACGTTGACCCTCGACAAAGGGTTGCGTTCCTTTGAAGATTTTCTTGTTCCAGACTCCTGCTACGAAGATATAGAGGAATCTTATCTTAAAGAATACTTGAGCTTAATCGGATATTCTAAATCCCCACGAGAATATTTGCTACAGAATAAGAACTTCGCAAAAGAGAAAGAGGGCGAATTGCAACTCAGCGTTGCTGCAATTTTGCTGTTCGGCAAGAAACCCCAGTCGTTTTTCCCGAGGGCCCGAGTCAGGTTTATCCGTTACGAAGGTACAGAAGAAAAGTTCGGCGCCGAGATGAATGTTATCAAGGATGTGACTTTTGAAGGTCGCATTCTGGAGCAGATTCGCCAGGCGGTTGCCTACATCCAAACGCAGATCAAGGAACGTACCTATTTGACTGCGGGCGGAATCTTTACCACCGAACTAGAATATCCGGAATTTGTGCGTACAGAACTGGTCGTAAATGCGGTAACCCATAGGGATTATTCCATTCGCGGAACCGAAATCCAAATCAAGATGTTCGATGATCATTTGGTGGTGGAATCTCCGGGGAATTTGCCAAGCCAAGTGAAAATCAACAAGATTCGTAATTCCCACTTTGCCCGCAATTCCCATATCGCGGAATACTTGAAGGATTACAAGTACGTGAAGGATTTTGGCGAAGGTGTGGATCGTATGTGCCGGGAAATGGAAGCGCAGGGGCTGCCCAAGCCGGAATACAAACAGGACTCCTTTATTTTGAAGGCCATTATCCGAAATTCGGGTTATGTTTTAAAAAAAGCTGACTTTGCTTCGGAAAAGGTTGACTTTAACCCCAAAAAGAGTGACTTTTCTCCGAAAAAAGTTGACTTTGACCTGCAAAAACTTAACTTTGAAAAAATTGTAGACGCTTCAACGTACAATATAACGATGAAAAGGCACATGAAGGCAATGATTACCGAAGTTGGGTTGCAACAGGTTTTTGGAGCCAAGTATGTTGCCAATTCCCTTAAGGTTAGCAAAACTGCCGCAATCGGAATTATAAAGAAAATGTTTAGTTTGGGTGTTATAAAGCCCGTGCAAGGAAATGGCAAAGGGAAATACATGCTCAATCAAGAAACTAGCAAGGACCAAAATGGATAA
- a CDS encoding type I restriction endonuclease subunit R, whose translation MSYEYSENILVQESAGNLLQHELGWRVVFAYNEEKLGENGTFGRTSYREVLLHRYFREALQKLNPWITPTQIDEAVQKFTATLSTSSLLQINEEKYGFIRDGIPVSYKKPDGTSDVKRALVIDFLNLENNDFLAVKEMKIHGEIYRRRTDIVGFVNGIPLLFVELKRNDVAVQNAYDDNYTDYLSTIPQLFYYNAFLMLSNGVEAKVGTLGSKYDFFHEWKRLKESDAGSVALQTMLRGICKKETFLDLLANFILYDHSDGNTVKILARNHQYLGVNEAFKAYEDRKLRNGKLGVFWHTQGSGKSYSMLFLSQKIRRCAKGSPTIVILTDRDELNKQISDTFENCGMLGKVKASKFIATSGNDLVAKLKGNPSFIFTLIQKFNKKDLTPIYPDHDILVMSDEAHRSQNGIFADNMCALLPTASRIGFTGTPLLKDDNITERTFGGYISIYDFKRAVEDGATVPLYYENRADKIKELKNPEITDKILNAIEAADLDPEQQEKLEKDFAKEYHLLTAEPRLRLVAKDFAHHYSDLWTSGKAMFVCLNKVTCVRMYNFVQEYWAEEIVALEKQLKIATQQEAQELERKIQWMRETEMAVVVSQEQNEQQTFAKWGLDITPHRTKMEKRELDKEFKDPKNKFRVVFVCAMWLTGFDVKCLSCLYLDKLLKAHTLMQTIARANRVNEGKSNGLIVDYAGIVKALRKALADYTNNVSGGRADPTIDKSELLNRIIEIIAKTEAFLGGLNAPLAKVVESKGFDKIAAIQDTANAVCSSAENKKTFSTYAAELSRLVRYTNREDVTAENRAKINAIDAVARNLKAKRRHVTNVDLMVELNKIVNEYVQMDVGGKKNPKQFDISKIDFELLGREFAKAKHKNLLLRDLEELLKERLSLLLATNAGRINFYERYQEIINAYNSEQDRATIEKTFMDLMDLASSMDSEQQRFVREGFKNDEELSMYDLLFKDNLSKQDIKKLKSVAVELLEKIKAKIVSLDHWTDKQETKAAVDTLIRDTLWKELPESYDDVAINMYRARVYEYVYTHYRVA comes from the coding sequence ATGTCCTACGAATACAGCGAAAATATTCTCGTTCAAGAGAGCGCCGGCAACCTGCTCCAGCATGAGTTGGGCTGGCGTGTTGTATTTGCGTATAATGAAGAAAAATTAGGCGAAAACGGAACATTCGGGCGCACCTCTTACAGAGAAGTTTTGTTGCATCGGTATTTTCGCGAAGCACTTCAGAAGCTGAATCCGTGGATAACGCCTACGCAAATTGACGAAGCCGTACAAAAGTTCACGGCAACCCTCAGCACGTCTTCGCTGCTTCAAATCAACGAAGAAAAGTACGGCTTTATTCGCGATGGCATTCCTGTCTCTTACAAGAAACCTGATGGAACTTCGGATGTCAAGCGGGCTCTCGTCATTGATTTTTTGAATCTGGAGAATAACGATTTTCTCGCCGTCAAGGAGATGAAAATTCACGGCGAAATTTATCGCCGCCGTACCGATATAGTCGGCTTTGTCAATGGCATCCCGCTTTTGTTTGTGGAACTCAAGCGTAACGATGTCGCTGTGCAAAACGCCTACGATGACAACTACACGGATTACCTTTCGACGATTCCGCAACTTTTCTATTACAACGCATTTTTGATGCTTTCTAATGGGGTAGAAGCGAAAGTCGGCACGCTTGGCAGTAAGTATGACTTTTTCCACGAATGGAAACGCCTCAAGGAATCCGATGCGGGTTCCGTTGCGCTCCAGACGATGCTTCGCGGGATTTGCAAAAAAGAAACATTCCTTGACCTGTTGGCGAATTTCATTCTTTACGATCATTCCGATGGAAATACGGTCAAGATTCTCGCCCGCAACCACCAGTATTTGGGCGTAAACGAGGCATTCAAAGCATACGAAGACCGCAAACTTCGCAATGGCAAGCTGGGCGTTTTCTGGCATACGCAAGGGAGCGGCAAAAGCTACTCAATGTTATTCTTATCGCAGAAGATTCGCCGTTGTGCAAAAGGTTCGCCCACAATCGTCATCCTTACGGACCGTGACGAACTGAACAAGCAGATTAGCGATACGTTTGAAAATTGCGGAATGCTCGGCAAGGTAAAAGCATCCAAGTTCATTGCCACGAGCGGGAACGACCTTGTCGCAAAACTCAAGGGCAACCCGAGTTTCATCTTTACGCTGATTCAAAAGTTCAACAAGAAAGATTTGACCCCGATTTATCCGGATCACGATATTTTAGTGATGTCCGACGAAGCGCACCGTAGCCAGAACGGAATTTTTGCAGACAACATGTGTGCCTTGCTTCCGACGGCTTCGCGTATCGGCTTTACGGGCACTCCGCTCTTGAAAGATGACAACATTACCGAAAGAACTTTCGGCGGCTACATTTCTATTTACGATTTCAAGCGAGCCGTAGAAGATGGTGCGACAGTTCCGCTCTATTACGAAAATCGTGCCGACAAAATCAAGGAACTCAAGAATCCTGAAATTACGGACAAGATTCTCAATGCGATTGAAGCCGCAGACCTTGACCCGGAACAGCAAGAAAAATTGGAAAAGGATTTTGCCAAGGAATACCACCTGCTTACGGCAGAGCCGCGATTGCGCTTGGTTGCAAAAGATTTTGCACATCATTATTCAGACCTTTGGACTAGCGGCAAGGCGATGTTTGTTTGCCTGAACAAGGTGACTTGCGTCCGCATGTACAATTTCGTTCAGGAATATTGGGCCGAAGAAATCGTAGCTCTCGAAAAGCAGTTGAAAATTGCAACCCAGCAAGAAGCCCAGGAACTGGAGCGCAAAATCCAGTGGATGCGCGAAACGGAAATGGCGGTCGTCGTAAGCCAAGAACAGAACGAACAGCAGACTTTTGCCAAGTGGGGCTTGGACATTACTCCGCACCGCACCAAGATGGAAAAGCGGGAACTGGACAAGGAATTCAAGGACCCCAAAAATAAATTCCGCGTTGTGTTCGTTTGTGCCATGTGGCTCACCGGTTTCGATGTCAAGTGCCTCAGTTGCCTTTACTTGGATAAACTGTTGAAGGCTCACACGCTGATGCAGACGATTGCCCGTGCGAACCGTGTGAACGAGGGCAAGAGCAACGGCCTGATTGTAGATTATGCGGGCATCGTGAAGGCATTGCGCAAGGCTCTCGCCGATTATACGAACAATGTGAGCGGCGGGCGTGCCGACCCGACAATCGACAAGTCGGAATTGCTGAATCGCATTATCGAAATTATTGCAAAAACGGAAGCATTTTTGGGTGGCCTCAACGCTCCCCTTGCAAAGGTTGTTGAATCCAAGGGCTTTGATAAGATTGCCGCGATTCAAGACACGGCAAATGCAGTCTGTTCTTCGGCAGAAAACAAGAAGACCTTCTCCACATACGCCGCCGAACTTTCTCGCCTGGTACGCTACACGAACCGCGAAGACGTCACAGCCGAGAATCGCGCCAAGATAAACGCGATTGACGCGGTCGCCCGCAACCTGAAGGCAAAACGCCGTCATGTGACCAATGTGGATTTGATGGTGGAACTGAACAAGATTGTGAACGAATACGTTCAGATGGACGTAGGCGGTAAAAAGAACCCCAAGCAGTTCGACATCAGCAAGATTGATTTTGAATTGCTCGGTCGGGAATTTGCCAAGGCAAAGCATAAAAACCTTTTGCTCCGCGATTTGGAAGAACTGTTAAAGGAGCGACTTTCTTTGCTGTTGGCGACCAACGCTGGTAGAATCAATTTTTACGAGCGTTATCAAGAAATCATCAACGCCTACAATAGCGAACAGGACCGTGCGACCATCGAAAAGACCTTTATGGACTTGATGGATTTGGCGTCGTCCATGGATTCCGAGCAACAGCGCTTTGTCCGTGAAGGTTTCAAGAACGACGAAGAACTCTCCATGTATGACTTGCTTTTCAAGGACAACTTGAGCAAGCAGGACATCAAGAAGTTAAAATCTGTTGCCGTAGAATTGCTCGAAAAGATAAAGGCGAAAATTGTCAGTCTGGATCACTGGACCGACAAGCAAGAAACCAAGGCCGCTGTGGACACCCTCATTCGCGACACGCTCTGGAAAGAGCTGCCCGAAAGTTACGACGACGTGGCCATCAACATGTATCGCGCCCGCGTTTACGAATACGTTTACACCCATTATAGAGTAGCATAA
- a CDS encoding class I SAM-dependent DNA methyltransferase, which produces MDNKSLKKLEADLWESADLLRADSKLTSNQYCMPVLGLLFLRYAYGRFKRVETEILKNRPSRGGRVLPVEPSDFASKSALFLPKEAQFDYLVNLPANIASAKLKNVHGQPLNSLGEVVNNAMELVEAQSEKLKGVLPKTYTDFKDELLAELLRTFNNNALDDVGGDVMGRIYEYFLSKFAKNIASDDGVFFTPKSLVKMIVNVLEPTHGVLLDPACGSGGMFVQTGDFVNAAGMASNETMTFYGQEKVEYNAQLCQMNMAVHGLTGVVKSGDEANSFYHDAHNLEGQCDYVMANPPFNVDKVKAESCQNAGRLPFGLPAVNKDKEIGNGNYLWISYFYSYLNEKGRAGFVMAASATDSQSKDKDIREKLVATGHVDCMISVGNNFFYTKSLPCTLWFFDKGKKKKIQDKVLFIDARNYYTVVDRTLNEWNEWQLKNLNAIVWLYRGETDKYEYLLVEYRNALLAYADTTEDKQLEKILRKSAKIAKIFAELKEHRETLRAQAKTAVESADKKSKKKSQEGWDARLAELDEIIGVAKEADWLYEKFGDGKYKDILGLCKIATRAEIAEKNYSLTPGAYVGVAPVEDDGVDFAERMTEIHQELLKLQDESNALMKTISKNMKEMGL; this is translated from the coding sequence ATGGATAACAAGAGCTTAAAGAAACTTGAAGCCGATTTGTGGGAATCTGCGGACTTGCTCCGTGCCGATTCCAAGTTGACATCGAATCAGTATTGCATGCCTGTTTTGGGGCTTTTGTTCCTGCGTTACGCCTATGGCCGCTTCAAGAGAGTCGAAACCGAAATTCTCAAGAACCGCCCGAGCCGCGGTGGCCGCGTGCTTCCTGTTGAACCTAGCGATTTTGCGTCCAAGAGTGCGTTGTTCCTCCCGAAAGAAGCGCAATTTGATTACCTCGTGAACTTGCCTGCAAATATTGCATCGGCAAAACTCAAGAACGTGCACGGCCAGCCCCTCAACAGCCTTGGCGAAGTCGTGAACAACGCCATGGAACTTGTCGAAGCCCAGAGTGAAAAGCTGAAAGGCGTATTGCCCAAGACCTACACCGATTTCAAGGACGAACTGCTTGCCGAACTTTTGCGCACCTTCAACAACAATGCCCTCGATGATGTGGGCGGCGATGTGATGGGTCGCATCTACGAATACTTCCTCAGCAAGTTTGCCAAGAACATCGCTAGCGACGACGGCGTTTTCTTTACGCCAAAGTCCCTGGTGAAAATGATTGTGAACGTGTTGGAACCCACGCATGGTGTTTTGCTGGACCCCGCTTGCGGATCGGGCGGAATGTTCGTGCAGACGGGCGACTTTGTGAATGCCGCCGGCATGGCGAGCAACGAAACCATGACCTTTTATGGTCAAGAAAAGGTGGAATACAACGCCCAGCTTTGCCAGATGAATATGGCGGTGCACGGGCTTACCGGAGTTGTAAAATCGGGCGACGAGGCGAACTCTTTTTATCACGACGCCCATAATCTGGAAGGCCAGTGCGATTACGTGATGGCGAACCCTCCCTTTAACGTGGACAAGGTAAAGGCGGAAAGCTGCCAGAATGCCGGGCGACTCCCCTTCGGGCTCCCTGCGGTAAACAAGGACAAGGAAATCGGCAACGGCAACTACCTCTGGATTTCTTACTTCTACAGCTACCTGAACGAAAAGGGCCGTGCGGGCTTTGTGATGGCAGCCTCTGCGACAGACAGCCAGAGCAAGGACAAGGACATCCGCGAAAAGCTGGTGGCTACGGGGCATGTGGATTGCATGATAAGCGTGGGCAACAACTTCTTTTATACCAAGAGCCTGCCGTGCACCCTGTGGTTCTTTGACAAGGGCAAAAAGAAGAAAATTCAGGACAAGGTCCTGTTCATCGATGCCCGCAACTATTACACCGTTGTGGACCGCACCTTGAACGAATGGAACGAATGGCAACTCAAGAACTTGAACGCCATCGTTTGGCTCTACCGCGGCGAAACGGACAAGTATGAATACTTGCTTGTGGAATACCGCAACGCCTTGCTTGCCTACGCCGACACCACCGAAGACAAACAACTCGAAAAGATTCTCCGCAAGTCCGCAAAGATTGCAAAAATATTCGCGGAACTCAAGGAACACCGCGAAACGCTCCGCGCACAGGCGAAAACCGCCGTAGAATCCGCCGACAAAAAGAGCAAGAAGAAAAGCCAGGAAGGATGGGATGCCCGCCTCGCGGAACTCGACGAAATCATCGGAGTCGCCAAGGAAGCCGACTGGCTCTACGAAAAATTCGGTGACGGTAAGTACAAGGATATTCTTGGGCTCTGCAAGATTGCCACCCGTGCCGAAATCGCCGAAAAGAATTACAGCCTGACCCCCGGCGCCTATGTAGGTGTCGCCCCCGTAGAAGACGACG